One genomic window of Kaistia geumhonensis includes the following:
- a CDS encoding NAD(P)/FAD-dependent oxidoreductase gives MSDRRARPHVVVVGAGIVGASIAWHLAQSGCRVTLVEAEAEAGRGVTGRAFGWINLIHGDHSNRRAHDLQRRAVAAHEALGARLPAAYAGMRRGSLLWLGSPAETAALIDRKAAAGADVRPAELAEIERLEPRLRDAPALAAFSPSDMAVDAAGLSQALADGAEALGAVFRRGDTVRSIRLAGDKVTGVETEAGRLEANCVVIAAGPGTASLLEPLGIDIALEIFTGEAAPPRMRRPLYFPYRR, from the coding sequence ATGAGCGATCGCCGCGCGAGGCCGCATGTGGTCGTCGTGGGAGCCGGCATCGTCGGCGCGTCGATCGCCTGGCATCTCGCGCAGTCCGGTTGCAGAGTGACGCTCGTGGAGGCGGAAGCCGAAGCGGGGCGCGGCGTCACCGGCCGTGCTTTCGGCTGGATCAACCTCATCCACGGCGATCACTCCAATCGCCGCGCCCACGATCTGCAAAGGCGGGCGGTGGCGGCGCACGAGGCGCTGGGGGCCCGGCTCCCTGCCGCCTATGCCGGCATGCGGCGTGGCTCGCTCCTCTGGCTCGGCTCGCCTGCAGAGACCGCGGCGCTCATCGACCGGAAGGCCGCCGCCGGCGCAGACGTGCGTCCGGCCGAGCTTGCCGAAATTGAAAGGCTGGAGCCGCGGCTGCGCGATGCCCCTGCCCTCGCCGCCTTCTCGCCGTCTGACATGGCGGTCGATGCCGCCGGTCTTTCACAAGCACTCGCGGACGGCGCCGAGGCGCTCGGTGCCGTCTTCCGTAGAGGCGACACCGTCCGGTCCATTCGCCTCGCGGGCGACAAGGTCACCGGCGTCGAGACCGAAGCGGGCCGTCTCGAGGCCAACTGCGTCGTGATCGCTGCCGGTCCGGGCACAGCGTCCCTGCTGGAGCCTCTCGGTATCGACATCGCGCTGGAAATTTTCACCGGTGAGGCTGCTCCGCCTCGCATGCGACGACCGCTTTATTTTCCATATCGTCGATGA
- a CDS encoding FAD-dependent oxidoreductase, whose amino-acid sequence MRLLRLACDDRFIFHIVDEPELEIRQASDGTLLLPRPAAESEAESVDRSLAAIVARFDVSAPIRVIGSSIGRRPIFADGLPRMGFVDGFEGLALAAGHPGVILAPLMGAMIADAVEAAFG is encoded by the coding sequence GTGAGGCTGCTCCGCCTCGCATGCGACGACCGCTTTATTTTCCATATCGTCGATGAGCCGGAACTCGAGATCCGGCAGGCCAGCGACGGAACGCTGCTGCTCCCGCGACCGGCAGCCGAGAGCGAAGCAGAATCGGTCGATCGCTCGCTTGCCGCGATTGTTGCCCGGTTCGACGTGTCGGCCCCGATCCGGGTCATCGGGTCTTCTATCGGCCGCCGCCCGATCTTCGCGGATGGTCTGCCGCGCATGGGCTTCGTCGACGGTTTCGAAGGTCTCGCCCTTGCCGCCGGACATCCGGGCGTCATCCTCGCGCCGTTGATGGGGGCGATGATCGCGGACGCGGTCGAAGCGGCGTTCGGCTGA